A segment of the Thermoplasmatales archaeon genome:
TTCTTCCTTATTGAATGTCTCATCAACGCGAACGTTTTCACATGCTTCATGTAGGCGTCGTTGAATTTCTGGTCTTCAAGATCAATGCCTCTAACTGGAATACCGTGAGATGTTGCATACTGGACAGCAACGATATATATTGGTGGGGGCGTCATGACCTCCCCGTATTTATGTAGCCTCAATCCATATATTATTTCGTAGTCAGAAAGTGTCATCTCGAAGGGGGCCTTCAGGAATTCCTGCAGGCCAAGAACCTGTTCCTCCGGTATCGTGATGAGCATTTCCCTGGGGTGAATTTTCTCAAGGAGCTCACGCAACTCATCTCCGTGGCTAACGAGGCCCTTGACCCCAGAGAATATCCTAATTGTCTTCTCTCCATTCGAAAATTCTAAAAACATTAAAGACTCTTTCTTTTCTGTATCAGATCAAGAAGCAGGTCCGGTTCAGAGATCCGCCTCAGCTCCGAGAGCGTGATCACAGGGCATCCAGCGACGTTCATTTTACTCTCATCCTTCCTGCTTACAAGAAACGCTTCGTTGTCCAACACGCTGCTGAGGTTATTGAGTGCCGCAATCCTGTTCGCTGGAGCACTCTCCTTTGCCATTACGTCTATCAGGAAAGAAAGAACCTCCCTTCCAAATGCTATGGCATCGAACGGAGATTTTTGAAGGGTCTCGATCTCATACCCGTAACCTGTCATGAGCGATGCGAATTCTGAGAAGAAAATATCATTCTGCTCTTCAGCCTCAGGGATCTTGTTTGTTGCAGCAAGATCCGTAAGATCAACTCCCTTTTTAAGATCGGAGTCAAAGAGGCGCTGCAGTTTCACGAATATATCGATGCTTACGCCGCTCCCATTCTCATACAGTGATACAGATCTCCTGGAAGTTCCGACTTTGCTAGCAACGTACCCGATGGAGAAACGCAATTTTTCCATTTGTTCCTTAAGTTTTTCACCGTTGATCGAAACATAAATACCTCCTGGGCCCGAACAAACGTAGGGTTTTTCTCCGTTGATGTAGTCATAGAAACTTTCTGGAGAAAATATCGGAACGTTATGGCGATAGTAAACGATCCCACGTTCAAGTTTTCCACTCCCCCCTTTCTCCCCGATGATTATCGGGGCTGCTGCAGTGGATCTGGACAGCTTCATCATCTCAATTGCGGAAGTATACCTGAGAGTATCGATGTTATGCAGTATCTTTATGATAAGTTTGAGACGCTCCCTCACGGCAATCAAGTCGAAACTCACCAGCCCGTTTAGATTAGGATCGCTAACCTTGAAACCATCATGAACGAGGAACTTGAAAATGTCTCTTATGAGTTCCGACCTTCGATCTTCCATACCGCCTAAAGTTTATTAATGGTATATTAATGTTTCGAAACCTTTTGAGAATAATGCACGATCGCTATTTCGCATAACCATGCAAAAAAGCATGATTTTTGCTATATGCCAGATTTCTGGTCGTGTGTTGCAATGGGAATTTCATCTGTATTAAGTGGCGTGGAGGATTTCTCAGGGCAAAGTTTCACTTTGCAGCCGTTGCAAACAATACCGCTGAGATCGTTCTGCGTTTCAATCCATATGCTTTTTACTCCTGAAATTTCTGAAATTTCGCCGTAAATCCTCTTCGGGGCCTCTTTGTGAAGAAGTAGCCTGATCGAAGGTGTTTCTAAACAGTTATCCGCTCTAATCTCTCGCATGAAAAATGAATACCTCTCTATGATCTTTAGTGTCTGTTTGAACACATAGGAAAATTTTCCTCTCTGGATCTCTATTGTCACTATTCCGCCACCGAAGAGCTTGTAAACGGAACCAAGATCTGGCATTGGCTTTAGGCTGCTCATGATATCCCTTATCTCCGGATTTTCAGATATCAGCGTTATGGTTTCGTAAAGGGTTCTTCTGTTGACATTCAATTTCTTCGAGATTTCGCCGATCGACAGTTCCATATCTGAGAGGTAGAGCTTCTGTCCAACTACAGAAATACCTAGATTAAACAACTCTCTGGTAATCCTCGCTTTTGTCGGATGATTCTTGAAGTAGTCCTCCAGTATTAAAAACATCTGTACATAGATTTTATAGGACTATATATACTGTGCAGTTTATCCGAACAAGAATTTCAAACGCAGTGCTATTGCACTTTGTGTTTGGTCCTCCATTTCGACTATTTCATACAGTTCAAAGGGAGATTGTTTCAGTACAGTTTCCACAGAGTTTAGCAAGCCATTTCTGAAGAATGTGATCCGGATCTTTTCTTCGGGACGAAAATCAAGGAGGTTATCCGTTTTAATCTTGCCGTTGCTCTCCTGCAAATTTTTCAGGAATTTATCATCGAACTTGAATCCATTTAATGCTACCAGCTCGTCCCCTGCACTCAATCCAGCAGCGTATGCAGGCGAGTCCTGAAGAACACTGTCTACGACTCTCGGAGATGTTGACTTTAGAAGTATGCCTAGGTACGGTTTTACAGAAATTTCGTGTCCGTTTGTCTTTATGTAACTCTTCCTCAGTTTGAGACCCAGAACTTTAAGAATCTCATCAAAATTTATCTTCTCTTCTCCGTCGACATGGCGCATGAAAAAGGGTGAAAAATTAACATCCGAAATTTCGTGCAGCCCCTTTAACAGGTCCTTTTCCGTATAACCCTTACCATCCTTCATGAACTTGTCCATAAGGTACCTGAACAGGTCATCCAACGATTTTTTTCCACCTGTTTCCTCAAGTATCTTTACATTCATAGCAATTGCAATTAATTCTCCAAGCAGGTAATAAGAGATGTAGTCATTGACATTGTTTGGGGAAGGCCTATAAAGCTTGATCCAGCTATTGAATGAAGATTGCGATGCAGAGCATGCAAGTGAACCCGGTAAAAGCTCATAAATCCTGATCTTCTCAGAAACATGTTTGTAATAATCCTTCTCTTCTGTAAGTTTTGCCCTTAAAATATAAAGATTCCCCATAAAGTCAGTGAACCCTTCTGCAAACCAGAGCATGGTAGTATAGTTCTCCTGTTTGTAATTGAACGGTCCAAGTTCGGCGGGGCGAATTCTCTTCACGTTCCAGAGGTGGAAGAATTCATGAGAGGTAACGGAAAGAAACGCCCTGTACTTTTCGAACGTACCGAATTTGAATCGATCTATGTTAATTGACGTGGAGTTAACGTGTTCCAGGCCGCCTTCCGACGTTGTATCTGAATCAACGAGGTGGTATATGAAAACATATCTTTCATAAGGAAGTCCATGAAATAACTTGGAGAATTCTTCTACGATCTTTTTAACGTCCTCAGTGATTTTATTTTCATCTTCGTTTCCATGTCCGCAAAGAACGATCTCATGCTCCTTTCCCAGGACTGAAAAATACAAGCTCTTGTGTGTTCCAATTTCTATCGGGCAGTCTACTAGGTTGTCATAATTATCTGCAAGGAACTTATTCGCACCAAGAGACTTCAGACCTGTAGAGATTCTCCATCCCTGAGGAGGCGCTATATCAATTTCAATGGGCAGTTCCTTGAAGGTTTCAACATACATGAAAACTGAGGTTCCGTTTATATAGGCATGGCTTGAGTTCAACTGGCTAGTATGAACAGAAAGATTGTCCGCAAACACGGAGTATGTGAGTGTGATCAAGTTTGCAGATTGTGTAAATACCTTCCAGGTGGACTTATCAACTTTCGAGAATTTCAAAATCCCTTTTTGGGATTCCACCCTGAAATTCCTAACGTATCTGGCAAAATCCTCTATAGAATATGATCCTGGGACCCATGCAGGCATGGTGAACATAATCTCATCCTGATGAAGATCGGACAGCTCGATCTTAACTTCAAAATAATGGGAATTAGGCTTTTTTATGTCAAGAAAATAATGCAGTTTCATGAATTTCTAATGGTCAGTATATAACAACATAAATTATTTTCTTCCATTCTACTTGCAAATTCGAATGTCTTACTCTATTCTTGATCTCGCTGGCATTTTTAGAGAAAAATCAATAAAGTTCGTTTAATGTAGTGTTATTTACAATAAAATCCAAAATTTTAAAATAGGATTCTAATGGACTACGAGAAAAAAGCCTGTTCTGTTAACTGGTGTGTAAGTGTAACTTTTTAACGCCTACTCGTAGGAACGATCTTCCCTGTAATTCTGATAGTTCATCATGTATTCCTCGCTCCTCTGTGCTATGGTAGATTCCGAGGAAAACGCTGCGCTGAGATTTCCATAGTACTTTTTTATCTTCTCTTCAACTGGGAGATACGTCTTAAGTGCCTCTTTCACATCCTCAGCTTCCGTAAGTTTACGCTCTTTGAAAACTGCGATATCACCTGATGCTCTAATAAGACCACCAAGTTCCCTGAGGCGCAAAGTGAATGCATGTTCTTTATGATCCACATCTCTTCCTCTCCTCAGGCCCTCATCTATGACTAACTTGGCCGCTTCCATTGTCATATGTGGAATCTTCCCATCTATGGCGATCTCCTGTGC
Coding sequences within it:
- a CDS encoding transcriptional regulator — translated: MEDRRSELIRDIFKFLVHDGFKVSDPNLNGLVSFDLIAVRERLKLIIKILHNIDTLRYTSAIEMMKLSRSTAAAPIIIGEKGGSGKLERGIVYYRHNVPIFSPESFYDYINGEKPYVCSGPGGIYVSINGEKLKEQMEKLRFSIGYVASKVGTSRRSVSLYENGSGVSIDIFVKLQRLFDSDLKKGVDLTDLAATNKIPEAEEQNDIFFSEFASLMTGYGYEIETLQKSPFDAIAFGREVLSFLIDVMAKESAPANRIAALNNLSSVLDNEAFLVSRKDESKMNVAGCPVITLSELRRISEPDLLLDLIQKRKSL
- a CDS encoding regulator; the protein is MFLILEDYFKNHPTKARITRELFNLGISVVGQKLYLSDMELSIGEISKKLNVNRRTLYETITLISENPEIRDIMSSLKPMPDLGSVYKLFGGGIVTIEIQRGKFSYVFKQTLKIIERYSFFMREIRADNCLETPSIRLLLHKEAPKRIYGEISEISGVKSIWIETQNDLSGIVCNGCKVKLCPEKSSTPLNTDEIPIATHDQKSGI